ccatgttgcccccatgtttcccccgtgttgtcctcatgttatcttcatgtttcccccttgttgtcctcatgttgtcctcatgttgtcctcatgttgtcctcatgttgccctcatgttgtcctcatgttgccctcatgttgtcctcatgttgtcctcatgttatcttcatgttgccctcatgttgcccgcTTGGGAATCAGTGCTGCTGTAatcccagcacacacacaggttatGATGAAGATGGTACCCTGGGACCCGGGACACCCTCGTGCGTGGAGGTGAGACCGTCGGTGTCTCGGGAAGACAGGGACTGATaacattgtttgtttcttcAGAAATGATGGAGTCGTGTTATGGGAAGCCGGAGCGAGTCGGTCCGGTGGTGGTGGACGACATCAAGAGAGACCTGCTGGGGGAGTTCACTGCTCTGCCTGCACAggtctgtctctctatgtctgtctctgcctgcctgtctgtctctctatgtctgtctctgcctgtctgtctctctatgtctgtctctgcctgcACAGGTCTGTCcctctatgtctgtctctgcctgcctgtctgtctctctatgtctctctctgcctgcacaggtctgtctctctatgtctgtctctgcctgcACAGGTCTGTCTCTCTATATCTGTCTCTACCTGCACAggtctgtctctctatgtctgtctctgcctgcacaggtctgtctctctatgtctctctctgcctgccggtctctctctctctgcatgtctctctctgcctacctgtctgtctctctatgtctctctctgcctacctgtctctctctctctctgcatgtctctctcAACATGTCTtactctgtctgtgtgtctgtctctctatgtctctttctgtctgtctctgcctgtcacCAGTGCTGGGACATATATTAGACTGTTTTACAGCATTAGCACGTCTGTGTTTGCTTTCTGCTGCGTGAGCCGTCTCGGTAACGTAGAGTTTGGTGCTGGAGGTTTTCATGGTGACAGATGTTGTCCTTTCTCTCACCAGGACAACGTCCAGGCGGAGaacctgcaggtgtttctgagGGTTCGGCCGTTCACCGCAGCCGAGAATGACAGTGGAGAaccacaggtaacacacacactcacacacacacacacacacacacacacaggtaacacacacacacacaggtaacacacacacacatacacacaggtaacacacacacacacaggaaacacacacacacacaggacacacacagacacacaggaaacacacacacacacaggaagcacATAATAAAGCATTCTTGACGTTTTTAAGacgtgttttgtgtgtttttagaggAACCTTAACGTAGAACCCTGAGCCCTTTAACGGCGTGTCTTTATTCTCAGGACTGCGTGACCATCGAGGGACCGGACACCGTGGTTCTGAAGGCTCCCaggagctgtcaatcaaaccgGCAGAGCGACAAGTCCCTCCCACAAACGGCACAGAGGTTCACCTTCACACAGGTaactctaacctgtctgtctctctctctgtctctgtttctctgtctctgtctgtctgttttcttcccGTTCACACAGACCCAGCGTCCCCATATGTAGAGACTGATGTTGCTCTCCGTCCCCTGTCCCCTGTTTCCTGTGCAGGTGTTTGAGCCAGAGGCCAGTCAGAGGAAGGTGTTCGATGGGTCGGTGCGGGATTTGGTCCGGGACGTCCTTGGGGG
The DNA window shown above is from Etheostoma cragini isolate CJK2018 unplaced genomic scaffold, CSU_Ecrag_1.0 ScbMSFa_2973, whole genome shotgun sequence and carries:
- the LOC117940650 gene encoding kinesin-like protein KIF20A — its product is MMESCYGKPERVGPVVVDDIKRDLLGEFTALPAQDNVQAENLQVFLRVRPFTAAENDSGEPQDCVTIEGPDTVVLKAPRSCQSNRQSDKSLPQTAQRFTFTQVFEPEASQRKVFDGSVRDLVRDVLGGGNCLVFTYGVTNAGKTFTFLGQKLSVCLFLWLSLS